In the Nicotiana tabacum cultivar K326 chromosome 16, ASM71507v2, whole genome shotgun sequence genome, one interval contains:
- the LOC107808142 gene encoding 16.9 kDa class I heat shock protein 1 — translation MASSIGPWMGGGRRRDWDVGFSSPFSSDILLDPFDIGGLGWRRGGGEDDVSALAHANVDWRETDNAHIFRVDLPGVKREDLKVQIEDDNILEISGERVKEEEQGTDKWHRVERRRGSFRRRFRLPENANVEGISCGLEHGVLTVNVPKKETQEVPRNVRAIDIV, via the exons ATGGCATCATCAATAGGACCATGGATGGGTGGTGGACGTCGTAGAGATTGGGATGTTGGATTTAGCAGCCCATTTTCTTCAGATATATTGTTGGATCCTTTTGATATTGGTGGATTAGGGTGGAGACGTGGTGGCGGCGAAGATGATGTTTCTGCCTTAGCTCATGCTAATGTGGACTGGCGTGAAACTGATAATGCTCATATTTTTCGTGTTGACCTTCCTG GGGTAAAGAGGGAAGATTTGAAGGTGCAAATTGAAGATGACAACATACTTGAAATAAGTGGTGAAAGAGTGAAAGAGGAAGAGCAAGGCACCGACAAGTGGCACCGCGTGGAGCGTAGGCGCGGCAGCTTTAGGAGGAGGTTCCGTCTGCCGGAGAATGCCAACGTGGAAGGCATAAGTTGTGGCCTTGAGCATGGAGTTTTGACTGTGAACGTACCCAAGAAGGAAACACAAGAGGTTCCAAGAAATGTTAGGGCTATAGATATTGTTTAA